A region from the Achromobacter seleniivolatilans genome encodes:
- the odhB gene encoding 2-oxoglutarate dehydrogenase complex dihydrolipoyllysine-residue succinyltransferase — protein MAITDVVVPQLSESVSEATLLTWKKQPGAAVEADEILIEVETDKVVLEVPAPASGVLAEIVKGDGSTVTSGEVLARIDTAAKAAAAATAPAAAAPAAAQAAAAPAAAAPASSAAAGVASPAAAKILAEKGVEAASVAGSGRDGRVTKGDALAASAPAAKAAPAKAPAAPAPTTLSLDGRPEQRVPMSRLRARIAERLLQSQQENAILTTFNEVNMQAVIELRGKYKDKFEKEHGIKLGFMSFFVKAAVAALKKYPLINASIDGKDIIYHGYFDIGIAVGSPRGLVVPILRNADQLSIAEIEKTIADFGRRAADGKLGIEEMTGGTFSISNGGVFGSMLSTPIINPPQSAILGVHATKDRAVVENGQIVIRPMNYLALSYDHRIIDGREAVLGLVAMKDALEDPQRLLLDL, from the coding sequence ATGGCTATTACCGACGTCGTCGTCCCCCAACTATCCGAATCCGTCTCCGAAGCGACCCTGCTGACCTGGAAAAAGCAGCCTGGCGCCGCCGTTGAAGCGGACGAAATCCTGATCGAAGTCGAAACCGACAAGGTCGTGCTGGAAGTGCCGGCTCCCGCCTCGGGCGTGCTGGCTGAAATCGTCAAGGGCGATGGCAGCACCGTGACCTCCGGCGAAGTGCTGGCCCGTATCGACACCGCCGCCAAGGCCGCTGCTGCTGCCACCGCGCCTGCCGCTGCCGCCCCGGCCGCTGCCCAAGCTGCCGCCGCTCCGGCTGCCGCTGCACCGGCTTCGTCCGCCGCTGCTGGCGTGGCATCGCCCGCCGCCGCCAAGATCCTGGCCGAGAAGGGCGTTGAAGCCGCTTCCGTGGCCGGTTCGGGCCGTGATGGCCGCGTGACCAAGGGCGACGCTCTGGCCGCCAGCGCCCCGGCTGCCAAGGCTGCTCCTGCCAAGGCCCCGGCTGCTCCGGCCCCGACCACGCTGTCCCTGGACGGCCGTCCGGAACAGCGCGTGCCGATGAGCCGCCTGCGTGCCCGTATCGCCGAACGTCTGCTGCAATCGCAACAAGAAAACGCGATTCTGACCACGTTCAACGAAGTGAACATGCAAGCAGTGATCGAACTGCGCGGCAAGTACAAGGACAAGTTCGAAAAGGAACACGGCATCAAGCTGGGTTTCATGTCGTTCTTCGTCAAGGCCGCTGTGGCCGCACTGAAGAAGTACCCGCTGATCAACGCGTCGATCGACGGCAAGGACATCATCTATCACGGCTACTTCGACATCGGTATCGCTGTCGGCAGCCCGCGTGGCCTGGTGGTGCCGATCCTGCGCAACGCCGACCAGCTGTCCATCGCTGAAATCGAAAAAACCATTGCTGACTTCGGCCGCCGCGCCGCTGACGGCAAGCTGGGCATTGAAGAAATGACCGGCGGCACGTTCTCGATCTCCAACGGTGGCGTGTTCGGTTCGATGCTGTCGACCCCGATCATCAACCCGCCGCAATCGGCCATCCTGGGCGTGCACGCCACCAAGGATCGCGCTGTTGTCGAAAACGGCCAGATCGTGATTCGCCCGATGAACTACCTGGCTCTGTCCTACGACCACCGCATCATCGACGGCCGCGAAGCCGTGCTGGGTCTGGTCGCCATGAAGGATGCCCTGGAAGATCCGCAGCGTCTGTTGCTGGACCTGTAA
- a CDS encoding FecR domain-containing protein has translation MNNAAKGMPPDPVVRQAIAWWAKLQSGLADAHDRESCNAWLAQDAAHRQAWERLHTIGRDARRVPAALAHAALNAPASRSRRSALLGLLAVTGAGLSGWAGYRHTPWQRLVADLSTGVGERRTVTLADGLNITLNSDSAVRLHLDGNTRGIDLLRGEMLVQTEPRPDIAALRVDTGYGELRAERARFDLRRTDTGSRVGVYEGSVALLRNGELTHAAAGERVAFADQGAVRRNASDPDRLAWVDGMVVAKDWRLDYFAEYLARQRVGVIRVDPNVAELRLSGVFPLDDAERALKALEPALPIVVTRHTQYWLQVGPREA, from the coding sequence ATGAATAACGCCGCGAAAGGCATGCCGCCGGACCCGGTTGTGCGTCAGGCAATCGCCTGGTGGGCCAAGCTGCAATCCGGCTTGGCGGACGCGCACGACCGGGAATCCTGTAATGCCTGGCTTGCGCAAGACGCCGCGCACCGGCAGGCCTGGGAGCGTCTGCATACGATCGGCCGCGACGCCCGCAGGGTGCCTGCGGCGCTTGCGCATGCAGCGCTGAACGCGCCCGCGTCTCGCAGCCGCCGTAGCGCGCTGCTTGGCCTGTTGGCGGTGACAGGCGCTGGCCTGAGCGGATGGGCGGGTTACCGGCATACCCCATGGCAGCGACTCGTCGCGGATCTGAGCACTGGCGTGGGCGAGCGGCGCACGGTGACGTTGGCCGATGGCCTGAATATCACTTTGAACAGCGACAGCGCGGTGCGTTTGCATCTGGACGGCAACACACGCGGCATCGATTTGCTTCGCGGTGAAATGCTGGTGCAGACCGAGCCGCGCCCCGACATTGCGGCGTTGCGTGTCGATACCGGCTATGGAGAATTACGCGCCGAACGCGCGCGATTCGACTTGCGGCGCACAGACACGGGTTCGCGTGTGGGCGTCTATGAAGGCAGTGTGGCCCTGCTGCGCAACGGCGAGTTGACACATGCTGCCGCCGGCGAGCGCGTGGCATTTGCAGACCAGGGCGCCGTCCGCCGCAATGCCTCCGATCCGGACCGCCTGGCCTGGGTGGATGGCATGGTCGTGGCGAAGGATTGGCGCCTGGATTATTTCGCCGAGTATCTGGCCCGCCAGCGAGTCGGTGTGATTCGCGTTGATCCGAACGTGGCCGAGCTGCGATTGTCGGGCGTCTTTCCTCTGGACGACGCCGAGCGCGCGCTAAAGGCGTTGGAGCCAGCGTTGCCCATCGTCGTGACGCGCCATACGCAGTATTGGCTACAGGTCGGGCCACGCGAGGCGTGA
- the lpdA gene encoding dihydrolipoyl dehydrogenase yields MSKQFDVVVIGAGPGGYIAAIRAAQLGMSVACIDAWQNGQGGPAPGGTCTNVGCIPSKALLQSSEHFEQVNHHFADHGIEVKGVSLKLDTLIGRKNTVVKQNNDGILYLFKKNKVTFFHGKGAFSGQVEGGWAIKVTGTAEEDLIAKHVVVATGSSARELPGLPFDEKVVLSNDGALNIGAVPKSLGVIGAGVIGLEMGSVWRRLGSEVTILEAMPEFLAAADGQVAKEALKAFTKQGLNIQMGVKIGEIKATAKSVTVPYVDAKGAEQKLVVDKLIVSIGRVPYTGGLNADAVGLKLDERGFVAVDGDCKTNLPNVWAVGDVVRGPMLAHKAEEEGVAVAERISGQHGHVNFDTVPWVIYTSPEIAWVGKTEQQLKAEGREYKAGSFPFLANGRARALGDTTGFAKVIADAKTDEVLGVHIVGPMASELISEAVTIMEFRGAAEDIARICHAHPTLSEAVKEAALAVDKRALNF; encoded by the coding sequence ATGTCCAAACAATTTGACGTCGTCGTGATCGGCGCCGGCCCTGGCGGCTACATCGCTGCCATCCGCGCTGCGCAACTCGGCATGTCGGTCGCTTGCATCGACGCTTGGCAAAATGGCCAGGGCGGCCCGGCACCCGGCGGCACGTGCACCAACGTCGGTTGCATCCCGTCCAAGGCGCTGCTGCAATCGTCCGAGCACTTTGAACAAGTCAACCACCACTTCGCCGACCATGGCATCGAAGTCAAGGGCGTGAGCCTGAAGCTCGACACGCTGATCGGCCGCAAGAACACGGTGGTCAAGCAGAACAACGACGGCATCCTGTACCTGTTCAAGAAGAACAAGGTCACCTTCTTCCACGGCAAGGGCGCGTTCAGCGGCCAAGTGGAAGGCGGCTGGGCCATCAAGGTCACCGGCACCGCCGAAGAAGACCTGATCGCCAAGCACGTGGTTGTGGCAACCGGTTCGTCGGCGCGTGAACTGCCCGGCCTGCCGTTTGACGAAAAGGTTGTGCTGTCCAACGACGGCGCGCTGAACATCGGCGCCGTGCCGAAGTCGCTGGGCGTGATTGGCGCTGGCGTGATCGGCCTGGAAATGGGCAGCGTGTGGCGCCGCCTGGGTTCTGAAGTCACCATCCTGGAAGCGATGCCGGAATTCCTGGCCGCCGCTGACGGTCAAGTGGCCAAGGAAGCCTTGAAGGCGTTCACCAAGCAAGGCCTGAACATCCAGATGGGTGTGAAGATCGGCGAGATCAAGGCTACCGCCAAGTCGGTGACTGTGCCTTACGTTGACGCCAAGGGCGCCGAGCAGAAGTTGGTGGTGGACAAGCTGATCGTCTCGATCGGCCGCGTGCCCTACACCGGCGGCCTGAACGCCGACGCCGTGGGCCTGAAGCTGGACGAACGCGGCTTTGTGGCCGTCGACGGCGACTGCAAGACCAACCTGCCGAACGTCTGGGCAGTGGGCGATGTGGTGCGTGGTCCGATGCTGGCGCACAAGGCCGAGGAAGAAGGCGTGGCGGTTGCCGAACGCATCTCCGGCCAACATGGTCACGTCAACTTTGACACCGTGCCGTGGGTGATCTACACGTCGCCGGAAATCGCTTGGGTCGGCAAGACCGAACAGCAACTCAAGGCCGAAGGCCGCGAGTACAAGGCTGGCAGCTTCCCGTTCCTGGCCAATGGCCGCGCGCGTGCTCTGGGTGACACCACTGGTTTCGCCAAGGTGATCGCCGATGCCAAGACCGACGAAGTCCTGGGCGTGCACATTGTGGGCCCGATGGCCTCGGAGCTGATCTCGGAAGCCGTGACCATCATGGAATTCCGTGGTGCAGCCGAAGACATCGCACGCATCTGCCACGCTCACCCGACCCTGTCGGAAGCCGTGAAGGAAGCCGCTCTGGCCGTGGACAAGCGCGCGCTGAATTTCTAA
- a CDS encoding 2-oxoglutarate dehydrogenase E1 component yields MSSEIESLSTSYLFGGNAPYVEELYEAYLDNPGSVPDNWREYFDQLQHAPATDGQESTRDQAHAPIVESFAQRAKANAFVQRSAEPDLSVASKQVSVQSLIAAYRSLGSRWADLDPLKRQERPPIPELDPAFYGLSEADLDQTYSATNTYFTTASTMTLRDILKALRDTYCRSIGAEFTHISDPAAKRWIQERLETTLGAPAYSVEEKRHILQQLTESEGLERFLHTKYVGQKRFSLEGGESFIASMDEVVNHAGENGVQEIVVGMAHRGRLNLLVNIMGKMPGDLFAEFEGKHAEGLTDGDVKYHNGFSSDLATRGGPVHLSLAFNPSHLEIVNPVVEGSVRARQERRGDAEGKQVLPVLVHGDAAFAGQGVVMETLNLAQTRGYGTGGTLHIVINNQIGFTTSDPRDSRSTLYCTDVVKMIEAPVFHVNGDDPEAVVFVTKLALDYRLQFRHDIVVDIVCFRKLGHNEQDTPSLTQPLMYKRIGHHPGTRKLYADKLTTQGVLAEGEADQLVKDYRQLMEDGQRTIEPVLTDYKSKYAIDWSAFLGAKWTDQADTAVPLAELKRIGERITTVPEGFTVHPLVAKLLNDRRTMAKGDLNLDWGMGEHLAFATLVSSGYAIRITGQDSGRGTFTHRHAVLHDQNRERWNDGTYIPLQNVSEGQAPFTVIDSVLSEEAVLAFEYGYSSAEPNTLTIWEGQFGDFVNGAQVVIDQFISSGEAKWGRQSGLTLMLPHGYEGQGPEHSSGRIERFLQLCADNNMQVVQPTSASQIFHVLRRQMIRPFRKPLVLFTPKSLLRNKDAGSPLTDLAGGSFRPVIGEVDEAIDASKVKRVLACSGKVYYDLVNARRERGADNVAIVRVEQLYPFAHKSFETELRKYPKATEVIWVQDEPQNQGAWFYVQHHVYENMVEGQKLGYSGRAASASPAVGYLAKHQEQQKALIEAAFAPKFKVMLTK; encoded by the coding sequence ATGTCTTCGGAAATAGAATCTCTATCCACGTCTTATCTCTTTGGGGGTAACGCCCCTTATGTTGAGGAGCTTTACGAAGCCTACCTCGACAATCCCGGTTCGGTTCCTGATAACTGGCGCGAATATTTCGACCAGTTGCAGCACGCTCCCGCTACCGACGGCCAGGAATCCACTCGCGACCAGGCCCACGCTCCCATCGTTGAATCGTTTGCGCAACGCGCCAAGGCCAATGCCTTTGTGCAACGCTCGGCCGAACCCGATCTGAGCGTCGCCAGCAAGCAAGTGTCGGTGCAATCGCTGATTGCCGCCTACCGTTCGCTGGGTTCGCGCTGGGCTGATCTGGACCCGCTCAAGCGCCAGGAACGTCCCCCGATTCCCGAACTCGATCCGGCCTTCTATGGCCTGAGCGAAGCCGATCTGGATCAAACCTACTCGGCCACCAACACCTACTTCACGACCGCCAGCACCATGACGCTGCGCGACATCCTGAAGGCGCTGCGCGACACGTATTGCCGCAGCATCGGTGCTGAATTCACGCACATCTCCGACCCCGCCGCCAAGCGCTGGATCCAGGAACGTCTGGAAACCACCCTGGGCGCGCCCGCCTATTCGGTCGAAGAAAAGCGCCACATCCTGCAGCAGCTGACCGAGTCCGAAGGGCTCGAGCGTTTCCTGCACACCAAGTACGTCGGCCAGAAGCGCTTCTCGCTGGAAGGCGGCGAAAGCTTCATCGCCTCGATGGACGAAGTGGTGAACCACGCCGGTGAAAACGGCGTCCAGGAAATCGTGGTCGGCATGGCCCACCGCGGCCGCCTGAACCTGCTCGTGAACATCATGGGCAAGATGCCCGGCGACCTGTTCGCTGAGTTCGAAGGCAAGCACGCTGAAGGCCTGACCGACGGCGACGTGAAGTACCACAACGGCTTCTCCAGCGACCTGGCCACCCGTGGCGGTCCGGTCCACCTGTCGTTGGCGTTCAACCCGTCCCACCTGGAAATCGTCAACCCCGTGGTCGAAGGCAGCGTGCGCGCTCGCCAAGAACGCCGCGGCGATGCCGAAGGCAAGCAAGTGTTGCCGGTGCTGGTGCACGGCGACGCGGCCTTTGCCGGCCAAGGCGTCGTGATGGAAACCCTGAACCTGGCCCAAACGCGCGGCTACGGCACGGGCGGCACGCTGCACATCGTCATCAACAACCAAATCGGTTTCACCACGTCTGATCCGCGCGACTCGCGTTCGACGCTGTATTGCACCGACGTGGTCAAGATGATCGAAGCCCCGGTGTTCCACGTGAATGGCGATGATCCCGAAGCTGTGGTGTTCGTCACCAAGCTGGCTCTGGACTACCGTCTGCAATTCCGTCATGACATCGTCGTGGACATCGTTTGCTTCCGCAAGCTGGGCCACAACGAGCAAGACACCCCGTCGCTGACGCAGCCCCTGATGTACAAGCGCATTGGCCATCACCCCGGCACGCGCAAGCTGTACGCAGACAAGCTGACCACGCAAGGCGTGCTGGCCGAAGGCGAAGCCGATCAACTGGTCAAGGACTACCGTCAACTGATGGAAGACGGCCAGCGCACCATTGAACCGGTGCTGACCGACTACAAGAGCAAGTACGCGATCGACTGGTCGGCGTTCTTGGGCGCCAAGTGGACTGACCAGGCTGACACCGCAGTGCCGCTGGCCGAACTGAAGCGCATTGGTGAGCGCATCACGACGGTTCCGGAAGGCTTCACGGTGCACCCGCTGGTTGCCAAGCTGCTGAATGACCGCCGCACGATGGCCAAGGGCGACCTGAACCTGGATTGGGGCATGGGCGAACACCTTGCCTTCGCAACCCTGGTTTCGTCGGGCTATGCCATCCGTATCACCGGTCAGGATTCGGGCCGTGGCACGTTCACGCACCGCCACGCCGTGCTGCACGACCAGAACCGCGAACGCTGGAACGACGGCACCTACATCCCGCTGCAAAACGTGTCGGAAGGCCAGGCGCCTTTCACCGTGATCGACTCCGTGCTGTCCGAAGAGGCTGTGCTGGCGTTTGAATACGGTTACTCCAGCGCCGAGCCCAACACGCTGACCATCTGGGAAGGCCAGTTCGGCGACTTCGTGAACGGTGCTCAGGTCGTGATCGACCAGTTCATCAGCTCCGGCGAAGCCAAGTGGGGCCGCCAGTCGGGTCTGACCCTGATGCTGCCGCACGGCTACGAAGGCCAAGGCCCCGAGCACTCGTCGGGCCGCATCGAGCGCTTCCTGCAACTGTGCGCCGACAACAACATGCAAGTGGTTCAGCCGACCTCGGCTTCGCAGATCTTCCACGTTCTGCGCCGCCAGATGATCCGCCCGTTCCGCAAGCCGCTGGTGCTGTTCACGCCGAAGTCGCTGCTGCGTAACAAGGACGCGGGTTCGCCCCTGACCGATCTGGCCGGCGGCAGCTTCCGCCCGGTGATCGGCGAGGTCGACGAGGCCATCGACGCCAGCAAGGTCAAGCGCGTGCTGGCTTGCTCGGGCAAGGTGTATTACGACCTGGTCAACGCCCGCCGTGAGCGTGGCGCCGACAACGTCGCCATCGTCCGTGTCGAGCAGCTGTACCCGTTTGCGCACAAGTCGTTCGAAACGGAACTGCGCAAGTACCCGAAGGCAACCGAGGTGATCTGGGTTCAGGACGAACCGCAGAACCAAGGCGCCTGGTTCTACGTTCAGCATCACGTGTACGAGAACATGGTCGAAGGCCAGAAACTGGGCTACTCCGGTCGCGCCGCGTCGGCATCGCCGGCCGTGGGCTACCTGGCCAAGCACCAGGAGCAGCAGAAGGCCCTGATCGAAGCGGCTTTCGCGCCCAAGTTCAAGGTCATGTTGACGAAGTAA
- a CDS encoding 1-aminocyclopropane-1-carboxylate deaminase, with the protein MDLQRFPRHRLTFGDTPIEKLDRLSAHLGGKVEIYAKREDCNSGLAFGGNKLRKLEYLIPQALEQGCDTLVTIGGIQSNHTRMVAAVAAKLGLACVLVQENWVDYSDAVYDRVGNIMMSRLMGADVRLVDQGFDIGFRRSWEEALEDVRKRGGKPYAIPAGASDHELGGLGYVGFAEEVRRQEADLGFKFDYIVVCAVTGSTQAGMVVGFADDGRADRVIGIDASATPDQTRAQILRIARRTADMVGLEKGIKDSDVVLDTRYAYPAYGLPSAETNDAIRTCARLEGMMTDPVYEGKSMQGMMDIVRRGEIPAGSRVLYAHLGGVPAINAYSFLYRNG; encoded by the coding sequence ATGGATCTGCAACGATTTCCCCGACATCGCCTGACCTTCGGCGACACCCCTATCGAAAAGCTTGACCGCCTGTCCGCGCACTTGGGCGGCAAGGTCGAGATCTACGCCAAGCGTGAAGACTGCAACAGCGGCCTGGCGTTCGGCGGCAATAAGCTGCGCAAGCTGGAGTACCTCATTCCGCAGGCTTTGGAACAAGGCTGCGATACGCTGGTGACGATCGGCGGCATTCAGTCCAACCACACGCGCATGGTGGCGGCAGTGGCTGCAAAGCTGGGACTGGCTTGCGTGCTGGTGCAGGAAAACTGGGTGGACTATTCCGACGCCGTCTACGACCGCGTGGGCAACATCATGATGAGCCGGCTGATGGGCGCCGACGTGCGGCTGGTAGACCAGGGTTTCGATATTGGTTTCCGGCGCAGTTGGGAAGAGGCGCTTGAAGACGTGCGCAAACGCGGCGGCAAGCCCTACGCCATTCCTGCTGGCGCCTCCGACCATGAACTGGGCGGGCTGGGTTATGTCGGCTTTGCAGAAGAAGTGCGCAGGCAAGAAGCAGACCTGGGATTCAAATTCGACTACATCGTCGTGTGCGCCGTCACGGGCAGCACGCAGGCAGGCATGGTGGTGGGATTTGCGGACGATGGCCGGGCCGACCGCGTCATCGGCATCGATGCCTCTGCCACGCCAGACCAGACTCGCGCGCAGATCCTGCGCATTGCACGGCGCACCGCCGATATGGTGGGCCTGGAAAAAGGCATCAAGGACAGCGACGTCGTGCTGGACACGCGTTATGCCTACCCGGCTTACGGCCTGCCATCGGCCGAAACCAATGACGCCATCCGGACCTGCGCGCGGCTGGAAGGCATGATGACCGATCCGGTATACGAAGGAAAATCCATGCAGGGCATGATGGACATCGTCCGCCGCGGCGAAATCCCCGCAGGCTCACGGGTTCTGTATGCGCACCTGGGAGGGGTGCCGGCGATCAACGCCTATAGCTTTTTGTACCGCAACGGCTGA
- a CDS encoding Lrp/AsnC family transcriptional regulator — translation MSDTFSLDRIDRHILRVLQDDAQITNLDLSARVHLSPAACLRRVEKLKSEGIIKKTVALLEPSDVDMATLVIVGVVLDRSTPDSFTDFEAAARGISGCLECHLVAGEFDYFLMLRIRDLERFNKLHAGEIIKLPGVRQIRTFFVLKEILSTTALPV, via the coding sequence ATGTCCGACACGTTCAGCCTGGATCGCATCGACCGCCACATCCTGCGTGTCCTGCAAGACGACGCTCAGATCACCAATCTGGACCTGAGCGCTCGCGTGCATCTGAGTCCTGCGGCCTGCCTGCGCCGGGTCGAGAAATTGAAAAGCGAAGGGATCATCAAGAAGACCGTCGCGCTGCTTGAACCGTCCGATGTGGATATGGCCACGCTCGTCATTGTGGGGGTGGTGCTGGACCGCTCCACGCCCGATTCCTTCACGGACTTTGAAGCGGCGGCGCGCGGCATCAGCGGTTGTCTGGAGTGCCACTTGGTGGCAGGAGAATTCGACTACTTTTTGATGTTGCGCATACGCGACCTGGAACGGTTCAACAAGCTGCATGCGGGCGAGATCATCAAGCTGCCCGGCGTACGCCAGATTCGTACTTTTTTTGTGCTGAAAGAGATCCTCTCGACCACCGCATTGCCCGTATGA
- the zapE gene encoding cell division protein ZapE: MNVREYYEHALAERGYAPDAAQKLAIDRLQRYYDEWVKFKSMRSNALKKLLNRPDVPRGVYLWGGVGRGKSFLMDAFYATVPVVRKTRLHFHEFMRGVHRELEEVRGMQDPLDEVAKRVAKRYRLICFDEFHVSDVADAMILHRLLMKLFEYGTSFVMTSNYEPSTLYTDGLHRDRVLPAIALIQARMDVMNVDAGVDYRRRSLEQVQCFHTPLDEHAQQALQKAFDSLADTPPQEPLLHIEHREIRALALAGSVVWFDFATLCGGPRSQNDYLELASRFHAVILSGVPKMGPRQASEARRFTWLIDVFYDHRVKLIMSAECEPEEIYTEGALANEFHRTVSRILEMQSREYLESERRLTVTL, from the coding sequence ATGAACGTCCGCGAATACTACGAACATGCCCTGGCCGAGCGCGGCTATGCGCCTGATGCCGCCCAGAAATTGGCGATCGACCGCTTGCAGCGCTATTACGACGAGTGGGTCAAGTTCAAGTCGATGCGCTCGAACGCGCTGAAGAAATTGCTGAACCGGCCCGACGTGCCGCGCGGCGTGTATTTGTGGGGCGGTGTGGGCCGCGGCAAGAGCTTCCTGATGGATGCTTTCTATGCCACCGTGCCTGTCGTGCGCAAGACGCGTCTGCACTTTCATGAATTCATGCGCGGCGTGCATCGCGAGCTGGAAGAAGTGAGGGGCATGCAGGACCCGCTGGACGAAGTCGCCAAGCGTGTGGCCAAGCGCTACCGTCTGATCTGCTTCGATGAATTCCACGTGTCTGATGTGGCCGACGCGATGATCCTGCACCGGCTGCTGATGAAGCTGTTTGAATATGGCACATCGTTCGTAATGACGTCCAACTACGAGCCCTCCACGCTGTACACCGACGGTCTGCACCGCGACCGCGTGCTGCCCGCCATCGCGCTGATCCAGGCGCGCATGGATGTGATGAACGTAGATGCCGGCGTGGACTATCGCCGCCGTTCGCTGGAGCAGGTGCAGTGCTTCCACACGCCCTTGGACGAACATGCGCAACAGGCCCTGCAAAAGGCCTTCGACAGCCTGGCCGATACGCCGCCGCAAGAGCCCTTGCTGCATATCGAACATCGTGAAATCCGTGCGCTCGCGCTGGCGGGATCAGTGGTGTGGTTTGACTTCGCTACACTCTGTGGCGGCCCGCGTTCCCAGAATGACTATCTGGAATTGGCCAGCCGCTTCCATGCCGTGATTCTTTCCGGCGTGCCGAAAATGGGCCCGCGCCAGGCGTCCGAGGCCCGCCGTTTCACTTGGCTGATTGACGTGTTCTACGATCACCGCGTGAAGCTCATCATGTCTGCCGAATGCGAGCCAGAAGAGATCTACACGGAAGGCGCGTTGGCTAACGAATTCCACCGCACGGTGTCGCGCATTCTTGAAATGCAGTCACGTGAATACCTGGAATCGGAACGCCGGCTGACCGTAACGTTGTAG
- a CDS encoding sigma-70 family RNA polymerase sigma factor: protein MSSPLLSAAAPCTDASLAPVDGLYRDHRPWLFGWLRRKLGCEHRAEDLAQDVFVRVIQGRKSVRVNEARALLTTIAKGLVVDHQRHAALEYAYLAYLAAMPETYAPSPETQAEQLQALMQLDRLLDGLPPKARSAFLLSQLDGLTYPEIAERLGVSLSSVQQYMVRAMSACYAAFYE from the coding sequence GTGTCCTCCCCCTTGCTCTCCGCCGCCGCACCCTGCACTGACGCCTCGCTTGCGCCGGTGGATGGTTTGTATCGCGATCATCGTCCCTGGTTGTTTGGGTGGCTGCGACGCAAACTCGGTTGCGAACATCGTGCGGAAGACCTGGCGCAAGACGTCTTCGTGCGTGTGATTCAGGGCCGCAAGTCCGTGCGTGTGAATGAGGCCCGGGCGCTGCTGACCACGATCGCCAAAGGTCTGGTCGTGGACCATCAGCGTCATGCGGCGCTGGAATACGCCTATCTGGCCTATTTGGCCGCCATGCCGGAAACGTACGCGCCTTCACCGGAGACGCAAGCCGAGCAACTGCAGGCGCTGATGCAGCTGGATCGTTTGCTGGATGGCCTGCCGCCCAAGGCGCGTTCGGCCTTCCTGCTGTCGCAGCTGGATGGTCTGACCTATCCCGAAATTGCCGAACGTCTTGGCGTCTCTTTAAGTTCCGTTCAACAGTACATGGTGCGCGCGATGTCTGCGTGCTATGCGGCGTTCTATGAATAA